A region from the Gavia stellata isolate bGavSte3 chromosome 2, bGavSte3.hap2, whole genome shotgun sequence genome encodes:
- the SNX17 gene encoding sorting nexin-17 isoform X2 — MHFSIPETETRAGDGGAAYVAYNIHVNGVLHCRLRKEYGANVVPAFPPKKIFTLTPAEVEQRREQLEKYMQAVRQDPTLGGSETFNSFLRKAQQETQQIPTEEVVLEVLLSNGQKVKVTILTSDQTEDVLEAVASKLDLPDDLVGYFSLFLVRETKDGAFSFVRKLQEFELPYVSVTSLHNPEFRIILRKSYWDSSYDDDVMEHRVGLNLLYAQTVSDIEHGWILVNKEQHRQLKSLQEKVSKKEFIRLAQTLKYYGYLKFDPCVTDFPEKGCHVVVSAGNNELNFQVRLPSEQIKEGSFKVTRMRCWRVTSSVPMSNGPSGSSPGKSEVKLELAFEYLMSKDRLQWVTITSPQAIMLSICLQSMVDELMVKKSGGSIRKMFRRRVNGALRRSDSQQAVKSPPLLDSPDASREPVAKLSSKLTSVSLRGISHSSSANDVGANDFHGNYAFEGIGDEDL, encoded by the exons GCCTACAACATCCACGTGAACGGGGTGTTGCACTGCCGA TTAAGGAAAGAGTATGGCGCTAATGTGGTCCCAGCCTTTCCCCCAAAGAAGATCTTCACGCTCACCCCAGCAGAGGTAGAGCAACGACGGGAACAGCTGGAGAAATACATGCAGGCTG TGCGGCAGGACCCGACACTGGGAGGCAGCGAGACCTTCAACAGCTTCCTCCGCAAGGCCCAGCAG GAGACTCAGCAGATACCCACAGAGGAGGTGGTGCTGGAAGTGCTGCTCTCCAACGGCCAGAAGGTCAAGGTCACCATCCTTACCTCGGACCAGACAGAGGATGTCCTTGAG GCTGTGGCCTCCAAGCTGGATCTGCCAGATGACCTGGTCGGCTACTTCAGCCTCTTCCTAGTCCGAGAGACGAAGGATGGAGCTTTCTCCT TCGTGCGGAAGCTGCAGGAGTTTGAGCTGCCGTATGTGTCCGTCACCAGCCTGCACAACCCCGAGTTCAGGATCATCCTGCGCAAGAG CTACTGGGACTCCTCCTATGACGATGATGTAATGGAGCATCGTGTGGGGTTGAACTTGCTGTATGCGCAG ACGGTGTCGGACATCGAGCATGGGTGGATCCTTGTCAACAAGGAACAGCACCGGCAGCTGAAGTCCCTGCAGGAAAAAGTCTCCAAGAAGGAG TTCATCCGCCTGGCGCAGACCCTGAAGTACTACGGCTATCTCAAGTTTGACCCCTGCGTCACTGACTTCCCTGAGAAGGGATGCCACGTCGTCGTCAGTGCTGGCAACAACGAGCTCAACTTCCAGGTGCGGCTGCCGAGCGAGCAGATCAAGGAAGGCAGCTTCAAGGTCACGCGCATGAGGTGCTGGCGGGTCACATCCTCG GTGCCGATGAGCAATGGTCCCTCGGGGAGCAGCCCAGGGAAGTCTGAGGTGAAGCTGGAGTTGGCTTTCGAATATCTAATGAGCAAGGACCGGCTGCAGTGGGTCACCATCACCAGTCCACAG GCCATCATGCTGAGTATCTGCCTGCAGTCCATGGTGGACGAGCTGATGGTGAAAAAGTCTGGAGGCAGCATTCGCAAG ATGTTTCGCCGGCGGGTGAATGGGGCCCTGCGGCGCTCAGACAGCCAGCAAGCTGTGAAATCGCCCCCACTGCTG GACTCGCCCGATGCCTCCCGGGAGCCGGTGGCCAAACTCTCG AGCAAGCTCACCTCTGTCAGCCTGCGAGGGATCAGCCACTCCAGCTCCGCTAATGATGTGGGCGCTAACGACTTCCACGGCAATTACGCCTTTGAGGGCATTGGCGATGAAGATCTGTAG
- the SNX17 gene encoding sorting nexin-17 isoform X1, translating to MHFSIPETETRAGDGGAAYVAYNIHVNGVLHCRVRYSQLLGLHEQLRKEYGANVVPAFPPKKIFTLTPAEVEQRREQLEKYMQAVRQDPTLGGSETFNSFLRKAQQETQQIPTEEVVLEVLLSNGQKVKVTILTSDQTEDVLEAVASKLDLPDDLVGYFSLFLVRETKDGAFSFVRKLQEFELPYVSVTSLHNPEFRIILRKSYWDSSYDDDVMEHRVGLNLLYAQTVSDIEHGWILVNKEQHRQLKSLQEKVSKKEFIRLAQTLKYYGYLKFDPCVTDFPEKGCHVVVSAGNNELNFQVRLPSEQIKEGSFKVTRMRCWRVTSSVPMSNGPSGSSPGKSEVKLELAFEYLMSKDRLQWVTITSPQAIMLSICLQSMVDELMVKKSGGSIRKMFRRRVNGALRRSDSQQAVKSPPLLDSPDASREPVAKLSSKLTSVSLRGISHSSSANDVGANDFHGNYAFEGIGDEDL from the exons GCCTACAACATCCACGTGAACGGGGTGTTGCACTGCCGAGTGCGTTAcagccagctcctggggctgcacGAGCAG TTAAGGAAAGAGTATGGCGCTAATGTGGTCCCAGCCTTTCCCCCAAAGAAGATCTTCACGCTCACCCCAGCAGAGGTAGAGCAACGACGGGAACAGCTGGAGAAATACATGCAGGCTG TGCGGCAGGACCCGACACTGGGAGGCAGCGAGACCTTCAACAGCTTCCTCCGCAAGGCCCAGCAG GAGACTCAGCAGATACCCACAGAGGAGGTGGTGCTGGAAGTGCTGCTCTCCAACGGCCAGAAGGTCAAGGTCACCATCCTTACCTCGGACCAGACAGAGGATGTCCTTGAG GCTGTGGCCTCCAAGCTGGATCTGCCAGATGACCTGGTCGGCTACTTCAGCCTCTTCCTAGTCCGAGAGACGAAGGATGGAGCTTTCTCCT TCGTGCGGAAGCTGCAGGAGTTTGAGCTGCCGTATGTGTCCGTCACCAGCCTGCACAACCCCGAGTTCAGGATCATCCTGCGCAAGAG CTACTGGGACTCCTCCTATGACGATGATGTAATGGAGCATCGTGTGGGGTTGAACTTGCTGTATGCGCAG ACGGTGTCGGACATCGAGCATGGGTGGATCCTTGTCAACAAGGAACAGCACCGGCAGCTGAAGTCCCTGCAGGAAAAAGTCTCCAAGAAGGAG TTCATCCGCCTGGCGCAGACCCTGAAGTACTACGGCTATCTCAAGTTTGACCCCTGCGTCACTGACTTCCCTGAGAAGGGATGCCACGTCGTCGTCAGTGCTGGCAACAACGAGCTCAACTTCCAGGTGCGGCTGCCGAGCGAGCAGATCAAGGAAGGCAGCTTCAAGGTCACGCGCATGAGGTGCTGGCGGGTCACATCCTCG GTGCCGATGAGCAATGGTCCCTCGGGGAGCAGCCCAGGGAAGTCTGAGGTGAAGCTGGAGTTGGCTTTCGAATATCTAATGAGCAAGGACCGGCTGCAGTGGGTCACCATCACCAGTCCACAG GCCATCATGCTGAGTATCTGCCTGCAGTCCATGGTGGACGAGCTGATGGTGAAAAAGTCTGGAGGCAGCATTCGCAAG ATGTTTCGCCGGCGGGTGAATGGGGCCCTGCGGCGCTCAGACAGCCAGCAAGCTGTGAAATCGCCCCCACTGCTG GACTCGCCCGATGCCTCCCGGGAGCCGGTGGCCAAACTCTCG AGCAAGCTCACCTCTGTCAGCCTGCGAGGGATCAGCCACTCCAGCTCCGCTAATGATGTGGGCGCTAACGACTTCCACGGCAATTACGCCTTTGAGGGCATTGGCGATGAAGATCTGTAG
- the SNX17 gene encoding sorting nexin-17 isoform X3: MHFSIPETETRAGDGGAAYVLRKEYGANVVPAFPPKKIFTLTPAEVEQRREQLEKYMQAVRQDPTLGGSETFNSFLRKAQQETQQIPTEEVVLEVLLSNGQKVKVTILTSDQTEDVLEAVASKLDLPDDLVGYFSLFLVRETKDGAFSFVRKLQEFELPYVSVTSLHNPEFRIILRKSYWDSSYDDDVMEHRVGLNLLYAQTVSDIEHGWILVNKEQHRQLKSLQEKVSKKEFIRLAQTLKYYGYLKFDPCVTDFPEKGCHVVVSAGNNELNFQVRLPSEQIKEGSFKVTRMRCWRVTSSVPMSNGPSGSSPGKSEVKLELAFEYLMSKDRLQWVTITSPQAIMLSICLQSMVDELMVKKSGGSIRKMFRRRVNGALRRSDSQQAVKSPPLLDSPDASREPVAKLSSKLTSVSLRGISHSSSANDVGANDFHGNYAFEGIGDEDL, translated from the exons TTAAGGAAAGAGTATGGCGCTAATGTGGTCCCAGCCTTTCCCCCAAAGAAGATCTTCACGCTCACCCCAGCAGAGGTAGAGCAACGACGGGAACAGCTGGAGAAATACATGCAGGCTG TGCGGCAGGACCCGACACTGGGAGGCAGCGAGACCTTCAACAGCTTCCTCCGCAAGGCCCAGCAG GAGACTCAGCAGATACCCACAGAGGAGGTGGTGCTGGAAGTGCTGCTCTCCAACGGCCAGAAGGTCAAGGTCACCATCCTTACCTCGGACCAGACAGAGGATGTCCTTGAG GCTGTGGCCTCCAAGCTGGATCTGCCAGATGACCTGGTCGGCTACTTCAGCCTCTTCCTAGTCCGAGAGACGAAGGATGGAGCTTTCTCCT TCGTGCGGAAGCTGCAGGAGTTTGAGCTGCCGTATGTGTCCGTCACCAGCCTGCACAACCCCGAGTTCAGGATCATCCTGCGCAAGAG CTACTGGGACTCCTCCTATGACGATGATGTAATGGAGCATCGTGTGGGGTTGAACTTGCTGTATGCGCAG ACGGTGTCGGACATCGAGCATGGGTGGATCCTTGTCAACAAGGAACAGCACCGGCAGCTGAAGTCCCTGCAGGAAAAAGTCTCCAAGAAGGAG TTCATCCGCCTGGCGCAGACCCTGAAGTACTACGGCTATCTCAAGTTTGACCCCTGCGTCACTGACTTCCCTGAGAAGGGATGCCACGTCGTCGTCAGTGCTGGCAACAACGAGCTCAACTTCCAGGTGCGGCTGCCGAGCGAGCAGATCAAGGAAGGCAGCTTCAAGGTCACGCGCATGAGGTGCTGGCGGGTCACATCCTCG GTGCCGATGAGCAATGGTCCCTCGGGGAGCAGCCCAGGGAAGTCTGAGGTGAAGCTGGAGTTGGCTTTCGAATATCTAATGAGCAAGGACCGGCTGCAGTGGGTCACCATCACCAGTCCACAG GCCATCATGCTGAGTATCTGCCTGCAGTCCATGGTGGACGAGCTGATGGTGAAAAAGTCTGGAGGCAGCATTCGCAAG ATGTTTCGCCGGCGGGTGAATGGGGCCCTGCGGCGCTCAGACAGCCAGCAAGCTGTGAAATCGCCCCCACTGCTG GACTCGCCCGATGCCTCCCGGGAGCCGGTGGCCAAACTCTCG AGCAAGCTCACCTCTGTCAGCCTGCGAGGGATCAGCCACTCCAGCTCCGCTAATGATGTGGGCGCTAACGACTTCCACGGCAATTACGCCTTTGAGGGCATTGGCGATGAAGATCTGTAG
- the ZNF513 gene encoding zinc finger protein 513, translated as MPRRKQSHPQPVKGECAAGSGRGGGGGPAVTRGPRCVAADAEDGPEETAGAALVLPGDLLLGRGLAFEKGPPADTLVGKIAIPAYALSDDDCSSGYQQLSVESDPEEGGEPGPAALPCRQCGLQLAASLGQSCLQCAGTEGGRSQRIVYSCQLCPFASHYSSHLKRHMKTHNGEKPFACPQCAYASAQLVNLTRHLRTHTGEKPYRCTCCSFACSSLGNLKRHERVHSQDKPFQCATCDYRCNQSRNLKRHMLSHRLPEGEGPHRRDKDPEPLLPELSLHVGSGSGPFLPGCARLRGEEAAALPELLFPFTCRMCGLVLDDGFAQDEGLAEQVCGRCSLAVLGTEPGASPRKGTGDKGFACSLCPFVTHYPNHLARHMKTHSGEKPFACPLCPYASAHLDNLKRHQRVHTGEKPYKCQLCDYACGNLANLKRHGRIHSGDKPFQCSLCSYSCNQSMNLKRHMLRHTGEKPFQCRDCPYTTGHWDNYKRHQKIHGHTAESWVNPRNAKALLAPPAVGTALP; from the exons ATGCCCCGGCGGAAGCAGAGCCACCCGCAGCCGGTGAAGGGTGAGTGCGCGGCGGGGtcggggcgcggcggcggcggcggcccggcggtGACCCGCGGCCCTCGGTGTGTTGCAGCAGACGCCGAGGACGGCCCCGAAGAGACGGCGGGAGCGGCGCTGGTGCTGCCCGGCGACCTGCTGCTGGGCCGCGGCCTGGCCTTCGAGAAGGGACCGCCAG CAGACACCCTGGTGGGGAAGATCGCCATCCCGGCATACGCCCTGAGCGACGACGACTGCTCCTCTGGGTACCAGCAGCTCAGTGTGGAGAGTGACCCCGAGGAAGGCGGGGAGCCTGGCCCCGCAGCGCTGCCCTGCCGCCAGTGcgggctgcagctggctgccagcctggggcagagctgcctgcagtgTGCCGGCACCGAGGGGGGACGCAGCCAGCGCATCGTGTActcctgccagctctgtccCTTCGCTTCCCACTACTCCAGCCACCTCAAGCGCCACATGAAGACACACAACGGGGAGAAGCCGTTTGCGTGTCCGCAGTGTGCCTATGCTTCTGCCCAGCTGGTGAACCTGACCCGACACCTGCGCACGCACACGGGGGAGAAGCCCTACCGCTGTACGTGCTGCAGCTttgcctgcagcagcctgggcaACCTCAAGCGCCACGAACGGGTCCACAGCCAGGACAAGCCCTTCCAGTGTGCCACCTGCGACTATCGCTGCAACCAGAGCCGCAACCTGAAGCGGCACATGCTCAGCCACCGCCTGCCCGAAGGCGAGGGGCCACACCGGCGGGACAAGGACCCAG AGCCACTGCTGCCGGAGCTGAGCCTGCATGTGGGCAGTGGCAGCGGCCCCTTCCTGCCCGGCTGTGCTCGGCTGCGGGGCGAGGAGGCAGCCGCGCTGCCTGAGCTGCTCTTCCCCTTCACATGCCGCATGTGTGGGCTGGTGCTGGACGACGGGTTCGCGCAGGATGAGGGCCTGGCTGAGCAGGTCTGTGGGCgctgcagcctggcagtgctgggcaCCGAGCCGGGCGCCAGCCCCCGCAAGGGCACTGGGGACAAAGGCTTTGcctgcagcctctgcccctTTGTCACCCACTACCCCAACCACTTGGCGCGGCACATGAAGACACACAGTGGGGAGAAGCCGTTCGCCTGCCCACTCTGCCCCTACGCCTCCGCCCATCTTGACAACCTGAAGCGGCACCAGCGAGTGCACACAGGCGAGAAGCCCTACAAGTGCCAGCTCTGCGACTACGCTTGCGGCAACCTGGCCAACCTCAAGCGTCATGGGCGCATCCACTCGGGCGACAAGCCCTTCCAGTGCAGCCTCTGCAGCTACAGCTGCAACCAGAGCATGAACCTGAAGCGGCACATGCTGCGGCACACGGGCGAGAAGCCCTTCCAGTGCCGGGACTGCCCCTACACCACTGGCCACTGGGACAACTACAAGCGCCACCAGAAGATCCACGGCCACACAGCTGAGAGCTGGGTAAACCCGCGTAATGCCAAAGCCCTCCTGGCCCCTCCAGCCGTGGGCACGGCCTTGCCCTGA